One segment of Manihot esculenta cultivar AM560-2 chromosome 4, M.esculenta_v8, whole genome shotgun sequence DNA contains the following:
- the LOC110612883 gene encoding protein FAM133B has protein sequence MASIEKSKNEEEQKKKKKKNKEGAVTSKSPIKKTLTKSPKQEGEKEKKKKKKQQHSKTSNGTISEPPEVLIIPSSSCDSQESQDDDREEIAKRIEPSNRSNKSSKPVKTNKRKEKAEADNEDGEDGTMCRFPMARIKRIMKSEDPGLQLSQDVVFLVNKATEKFIEQFCEEAYGCSVRDRKNYLAYKHLSTAVSEQRRFDFLSDFVPEKLKAVDALAQRNLVENREG, from the exons ATGGCCTCCATCGAGAAATCCAAGAACGAGGaagagcagaagaagaagaagaagaagaacaaagAAGGAGCGGTGACCTCCAAATCTCCCATAAAAAAAACACTCACAAAATCACCGAAGCAAGAGGgcgagaaagagaaaaagaaaaagaaaaagcagcAGCATAGTAAGACTTCCAATGGCACAATAAGCGAACCACCTGAGGTCTTGATAATCCCATCCTCAAGCTGCGACTCCCAGGAATCACAAGATGACGACAGAGAAGAAATTGCAAAGAGAATCGAGCCCAGTAATCGAAGCAACAAAAGCTCCAAACCCGTTAAAACCaacaagagaaaagaaaaagcagaAGCTGATAATGAAGATGGAGAAGATGGGACTATGTGTAGGTTTCCAATGGCCAGGATAAAGAGGATAATGAAAAGCGAAGACCCTGGTCTGCAACTTAGTCAGGATGTCGTTTTTCTCGTCAATAAAGCCACG GAGAAGTTCATTGAACAATTTTGCGAGGAAGCATATGGATGTTCAGTCCGAGATCGAAAGAATTATCTTGCTTACAAGCACCTGT CAACAGCTGTTAGTGAGCAGAGGAGATTTGATTTTCTTTCAG ATTTCGTTCCTGAGAAACTAAAGGCGGTGGATGCCTTGGCACAGAGGAATTTGGTGGAGAACAGGGAAGGATAG
- the LOC110613211 gene encoding fasciclin-like arabinogalactan protein 12, whose protein sequence is MGHRSPKQPIMVAKFLLFFLLYCTTTAFAQGPAAAPAPPGPTNVTKVLEKAGQFTVFIRLLKATQEDVTLNGQLNNTNNGITIFAPSDSAFQSLKSGTLNSINDQEKAELVQFHIIPTYLSSSQFQTVSNPVATQAGSGDRFQLNVTTTGNAVNISTGLTNTSVSGTVYTDGQLAIYQVDKVLLPIDIFTPKPPPPAPAPEIPKKKKGKSADSPTTSKDISGAVSFIVSNNVVFFGVGIVSAIVSL, encoded by the coding sequence ATGGGCCACCGGAGCCCAAAACAGCCTATCATGGTGGCCAAATTTTTGCTTTTCTTCCTCCTCTATTGCACCACCACCGCCTTTGCTCAAGGTCCGGCAGCTGCTCCTGCACCACCTGGCCCTACCAACGTCACGAAAGTCCTCGAGAAAGCTGGGCAGTTCACTGTGTTCATCAGGCTTCTGAAAGCAACCCAGGAAGATGTCACATTGAATGGTCAGCTCAACAACACTAACAATGGCATCACCATCTTTGCACCAAGTGATAGTGCTTTTCAGAGCTTGAAATCAGGCACCCTTAACTCCATAAACGATCAAGAAAAGGCTGAGCTTGTGCAGTTTCACATCATCCCAACATATCTGTCGAGTTCTCAGTTCCAAACTGTGAGCAATCCTGTAGCTACACAAGCAGGATCAGGTGACAGATTTCAGCTTAATGTGACAACAACAGGAAATGCAGTGAATATATCCACAGGGCTTACTAATACAAGTGTATCTGGAACTGTGTACACTGATGGGCAACTTGCTATTTATCAAGTTGACAAAGTGCTTCTTCCTATAGATATTTTTACCCCTAAACCTCCACCTCCGGCACCGGCGCCGGAGATtccgaagaagaagaaagggaaGAGTGCAGACAGTCCAACAACTTCTAAGGATATTTCTGGAGCAGTAAGCTTTATAGTGAGTAATAATGTGGTGTTTTTTGGAGTTGGGATTGTAAGTGCAATAGTTTCTTTGTGA
- the LOC110613974 gene encoding fasciclin-like arabinogalactan protein 12, whose translation MKQQSFFSFSLLVIFLHCTITLAQSPAAAPAQGPAAASPPPPVIAQPPATSPAQPSSVPAPTNVTKILEKDGHFTVFIRLLKSTQEENHLLTVLNNSNNGITIFAPSDSAFSSLKSGTLNSLTDEEKSELVKFHVIPTFLSTSQFQTVSNPVGTEAGSGGRVSLNFTTYPNSVNITTGLTNTSISGTVYTDNQLAIYRVDKVLLPMDIFTPKPPAPAPGPAPEKKPKKATPVADTPVVSTTVNTSGAVSCMHYHVVLLGVGLVAAIFSL comes from the coding sequence ATGAAGCAACAATCTTTCTTCTCATTTTCACTTCTTGTTATCTTCCTTCATTGCACTATAACGCTAGCTCAGTCTCCGGCTGCTGCACCGGCGCAGGGACCTGCGGCTgcatctcctcctcctccagtcATTGCACAGCCACCAGCTACATCCCCTGCACAGCCATCTTCAGTACCTGCACCTACCAATGTAACTAAAATCCTTGAAAAAGATGGTCACTTCACAGTCTTCATCCGCCTTCTAAAATCAACCCAAGAAGAAAACCACTTGCTCACTGTCCTCAACAACTCAAACAATGGCATAACCATCTTTGCACCAAGCGATAGTGCGTTTTCAAGCCTCAAATCAGGGACTCTCAACTCCCTAACCGACGAAGAGAAGTCTGAGTTAGTGAAGTTTCACGTAATTCCAACGTTTCTATCAACTTCCCAGTTCCAGACCGTGAGTAACCCAGTAGGAACAGAGGCTGGAAGCGGTGGCCGTGTATCTCTCAACTTCACTACGTATCCCAACTCAGTGAACATCACTACAGGACTTACCAATACAAGCATTTCTGGCACGGTCTACACAGATAACCAGCTAGCCATTTACAGAGTCGACAAGGTTCTACTTCCGATGGACATTTTTACTCCTAAGCCTCCAGCTCCAGCACCAGGACCAGCACCCGAGAAAAAGCCCAAGAAGGCAACTCCTGTGGCTGATACACCTGTGGTTTCTACTACTGTGAATACATCTGGTGCAGTAAGTTGTATGCATTATCATGTGGTGCTCCTTGGTGTTGGTCTAGTTGCTGCAATATTTTCTTTGTGA
- the LOC110614066 gene encoding fasciclin-like arabinogalactan protein 12 codes for MNCQAFFSLFSLLLLCLNCTRTLAQSPAAAPVQAPPVSPVQSPPAPPAQAPSGVQVAASPGPTDVVKILEKAGHFTILARLLKATQENSELLSELNNTNNGVTIFAPTDNSFSSLKVGTLNSLSDGQKAELVKFHVVPAFISSSQFQTVSNPVRTQAGTGGRLSLNVTTVGSLVNIATGLTNASVSGTVYTDNQLAIYQVDKVLLPLDLFTPKPPAPAPVPGPESPIKKAPAVDSATVPNDLSGAVNSIGYNNVASLAVAMVAAILH; via the coding sequence ATGAACTGCCAAGCTTTCTTCTCGTTATTTTCACTTCTTCTTCTCTGCCTAAACTGCACCAGAACGTTGGCTCAATCACCAGCAGCTGCTCCAGTGCAGGCACCGCCAGTCTCCCCAGTACAATCACCGCCTGCTCCACCTGCACAAGCTCCGTCTGGAGTACAGGTAGCGGCATCTCCTGGCCCAACCGACGTTGTCAAAATCCTCGAAAAGGCTGGTCATTTCACTATCTTAGCACGCTTGTTAAAAGCCACCCAAGAGAATTCTGAGTTACTTTCAGAGCTTAATAACACTAACAATGGAGTAACCATCTTTGCTCCAACTGATAATTCGTTTTCAAGCCTCAAAGTAGGAACTCTCAACTCGTTAAGCGATGGACAGAAGGCTGAGTTGGTCAAGTTTCATGTAGTTCCTGCATTTATATCAAGTTCTCAGTTCCAAACTGTGAGTAATCCTGTAAGGACACAGGCAGGAACCGGCGGCCGATTATCACTTAACGTCACCACAGTAGGGAGTTTGGTGAACATAGCTACAGGGCTGACAAATGCAAGCGTTTCTGGAACTGTGTACACAGATAATCAGCTTGCTATTTATCAGGTTGACAAAGTGCTACTTCCTTTGGACCTTTTTACTCCTAAGCCTCCAGCTCCGGCTCCGGTACCTGGACCAGAGAGCCCCATCAAAAAGGCTCCTGCTGTGGACAGTGCTACTGTTCCTAACGATCTTTCTGGTGCAGTAAATTCAATTGGGTACAACAATGTGGCGTCTCTTGCAGTTGCTATGGTGGCTGCAATATTGCATTAA
- the LOC110614009 gene encoding fasciclin-like arabinogalactan protein 12 yields MKQQALFSFSLLLLFLHSRTFAQSPAAAPAQPPPVAPVKAPPAPPAQSPSGVQVAPSPGPLDVVKILGKASHFSVFVRLLKATQVDTELFLQLNNTNNGATIFAPSDGAFSGLRVGTLNSISDGDKIELVKFHIVPLFISTSQFDTVSNPIRTLAGAGNRFALNVTTGGNLVNITTGLTNTTISGTVYTDSRLAIYQVDRVLLPLDMFTPKSPSPAPSPAPAPEMPKKAPVVETPVAPKKDISSAVSLMVYDYVLLEFFAVGIVTAMVSF; encoded by the coding sequence ATGAAGCAGCAAGCCCTCTTTTCATTTTCActtctccttctctttctccACTCCAGAACTTTTGCTCAATCACCAGCTGCTGCTCCAGCACAACCACCACCAGTAGCCCCAGTAAAAGCACCACCTGCACCTCCTGCACAGTCACCATCAGGAGTTCAAGTAGCCCCATCACCTGGTCCCCTTGATGTCGTTAAGATCCTCGGAAAAGCTAGCCACTTCTCGGTGTTCGTCCGTTTATTGAAAGCTACCCAGGTGGATACTGAGTTATTCTTGCAGCTCAATAACACCAACAATGGCGCAACCATTTTTGCACCAAGTGATGGTGCGTTTTCAGGACTCAGAGTAGGTACCCTCAATTCAATAAGCGATGGAGATAAGATTGAGCTGGTGAAGTTTCACATTGTGCCTTTGTTCATATCAACTTCTCAATTCGATACTGTGAGTAACCCAATAAGGACACTGGCCGGAGCAGGGAACCGATTTGCTCTCAATGTGACCACCGGAGGAAATTTAGTGAACATAACTACAGGACTCACCAATACAACCATTTCTGGAACTGTGTACACTGATTCTCGGCTTGCTATTTATCAGGTTGACAGGGTGCTACTTCCTCTGGACATGTTCACTCCTAAGTCTCCATCTCCGGCTCCGTCGCCAGCACCGGCTCCAGAAATGCCTAAGAAGGCTCCGGTTGTTGAGACTCCTGTTGCTCCGAAGAAGGATATTTCAAGTGCAGTAAGCTTGATGGTGTATGATTATGTATTGCTGGAATTCTTTGCAGTTGGTATTGTTACTGCAATGGTTTCCTTCTGA